One window from the genome of Serinibacter salmoneus encodes:
- a CDS encoding LppM family (lipo)protein, translating to MAIALMGLLTGCMKFTTDLTIDADLNVSGEIVFGIETQALETMGATPEDVVGEAPEDLPEGATYEPLDDGTYSGFVFGLEGVSASEFTSGEGVSEAAPGLSISEQDGVITFAMDSPLAELEEESAGSEMPFDATSMVDEAWVQITFPGPVTEAEGAEISGNTARWDLTEYSAAELTATAESGDAGGLWLTLALIIVVVLLAVAVVAVIIRRRGAARRQGTSGPTSTP from the coding sequence GTGGCGATCGCCCTGATGGGCCTGCTGACCGGGTGCATGAAGTTCACGACCGACCTGACGATCGACGCCGACCTGAACGTGTCCGGGGAGATCGTGTTCGGGATCGAGACCCAGGCCCTGGAGACCATGGGGGCGACTCCGGAGGACGTGGTCGGGGAGGCGCCCGAGGACCTACCCGAGGGGGCCACCTACGAACCTCTGGACGACGGCACCTACTCCGGGTTCGTCTTCGGCCTGGAGGGGGTGTCAGCCTCGGAGTTCACCTCGGGTGAGGGGGTGTCGGAGGCCGCGCCCGGCCTGTCCATCAGCGAGCAGGACGGCGTGATCACCTTTGCGATGGACTCACCGCTGGCGGAGCTCGAGGAGGAGTCCGCGGGCTCCGAGATGCCGTTCGATGCCACGAGCATGGTCGATGAGGCCTGGGTGCAGATCACCTTCCCGGGGCCGGTGACCGAGGCCGAGGGCGCCGAGATCTCCGGCAACACCGCGCGGTGGGACCTGACCGAGTACAGCGCCGCCGAGTTGACCGCGACCGCCGAGAGCGGCGACGCGGGCGGCCTGTGGCTCACCCTGGCGCTCATCATCGTGGTGGTCCTGCTCGCCGTGGCGGTGGTCGCCGTGATCATCCGCCGCCGTGGTGCGGCGCGCCGGCAAGGCACCTCGGGCCCGACATCCACGCCCTGA
- a CDS encoding Hsp20/alpha crystallin family protein: protein MANRYDPFQELDRLFGQMVSSQRASAQMPMDLYRSGDHYVLRTDLPGADPGSIDVNVEDRTLTIRAERSAAEDNDVQWLAKERPVGTYARQLTVGRGLALDKIEATYADGVLTLTIPVAEEAKPRRIEVQHSAQNAQLTDAAS from the coding sequence ATGGCCAACCGCTACGACCCCTTCCAGGAGCTGGACCGCCTCTTCGGCCAGATGGTCTCCTCGCAGCGCGCATCCGCGCAGATGCCGATGGACCTCTACCGCAGCGGCGACCACTACGTGCTGCGCACCGACCTGCCGGGCGCTGACCCCGGCTCGATCGACGTGAACGTCGAGGACCGCACCCTGACGATCCGCGCCGAGCGCAGCGCCGCCGAGGACAACGACGTGCAGTGGCTCGCCAAGGAGCGCCCGGTCGGCACCTACGCCCGGCAGCTCACCGTGGGCCGCGGCCTCGCGCTGGACAAGATCGAGGCGACCTACGCCGACGGCGTCCTCACGCTGACCATCCCGGTCGCCGAGGAGGCCAAGCCGCGCCGCATCGAGGTGCAGCACAGCGCGCAGAACGCGCAGCTGACCGACGCGGCGAGCTGA
- a CDS encoding LacI family DNA-binding transcriptional regulator, which produces MTQEHGGIGATSPRSRPRLIDVAERSGVTKSVVSRIMNADPTLRTRPETRERVLEIARELGYRPHAGARALSVARTGTLAFLIPDLTNTVYSTILRGAIRRASELSYVVLIAEDAAESPAGANEYADLVSTGRVDGLLVGSARPDSPLLASLAGDSRSIAHVFVNREVPGSGRNVGLDIAGAAALVVDYLHAQGHTEIGLVSGPLELQPARSRIAGFQARMEALGLDGSRVRTGPFNETGGHGAATELLGAHPELTAVFGSTFGQSLGCLKAVTRLGLSVPGDVSVIGYDDLPAADFLIPSLTTVAMPLDQLGVAAVDALVAQIEGADPADVTVTGGSHVVERNSVGPARARA; this is translated from the coding sequence GTGACGCAGGAGCACGGGGGCATCGGCGCGACCTCACCCCGCTCGCGGCCGCGCCTGATCGACGTCGCCGAGCGCAGCGGCGTGACCAAGTCCGTCGTCTCGCGCATCATGAACGCCGATCCCACGCTGCGCACCCGCCCGGAGACCCGCGAACGCGTGCTCGAGATCGCCCGAGAGCTCGGGTACCGACCCCACGCCGGCGCCCGCGCCCTCTCGGTGGCCCGCACCGGCACGCTGGCCTTCCTCATCCCGGACCTGACGAACACCGTCTACTCCACGATCCTGCGGGGAGCGATCCGCCGCGCGAGTGAACTCAGCTACGTCGTGCTGATCGCCGAGGATGCGGCGGAGTCCCCCGCCGGCGCCAACGAGTACGCCGACCTGGTGAGCACCGGGCGCGTGGACGGGCTCCTGGTCGGATCGGCGCGGCCCGACTCCCCCCTGCTGGCCAGCCTCGCGGGCGACTCGCGCTCCATCGCTCATGTCTTCGTCAACCGCGAGGTCCCCGGGTCGGGGCGCAATGTGGGGCTCGACATCGCCGGCGCCGCAGCCTTGGTGGTGGACTACCTGCACGCCCAGGGCCACACCGAGATCGGCCTCGTCTCCGGCCCGCTGGAGCTCCAACCCGCCCGCTCACGCATCGCGGGCTTCCAGGCCCGCATGGAGGCGCTCGGCCTGGACGGCAGCCGGGTCCGCACCGGACCGTTCAACGAGACCGGGGGCCACGGGGCCGCCACGGAACTCCTGGGCGCGCACCCGGAACTGACCGCCGTGTTCGGCTCCACCTTCGGCCAGTCGCTCGGCTGCCTGAAGGCGGTCACGCGCCTCGGCCTGAGCGTGCCAGGGGACGTCTCGGTCATCGGCTACGACGACCTCCCCGCCGCGGACTTCCTCATTCCCAGCCTCACGACCGTGGCGATGCCCCTGGACCAGCTCGGGGTCGCCGCCGTCGACGCCCTCGTGGCGCAGATCGAGGGTGCGGACCCGGCCGACGTCACCGTCACGGGCGGGAGTCACGTCGTCGAGCGCAACTCCGTCGGGCCGGCGCGCGCCCGGGCCTGA
- a CDS encoding uracil-xanthine permease family protein codes for MPTAGSPATGSRNPFSWRVHGDGRTVAPGTVVTPSERLSWPRTIGIGMQHVVAMFGATFLVPLITGLPPATTLFFSGVGTFLFLLITRGKVPSYLGSSFAFIAPIAAAEASGGMASALGGVVIAGVTLAVVGLIVNWAGHRWIDVVMPPVVTGTIVALIGFNLAPAAWGNVQQAPVTAVVTILAVVLATVLFRGILGRLAILVGVLVGYVVALVLGEVTFEAVREAAWIGLPEFTAPTFSISVLGLFVPVVLVLIAENIGHVKSVAAMTGENLDPMAGRALFADGLATTLAGFGGGSGTTTYAENIGVMAATRVYSTAAYYVAAATAFLLSLSPKFGALIATIPVGVLGGAGTVLYGMIGVLGARIWVQNKVNFADPVNLTTAAIALIIGIANYTWVAGDLTFEGIALGSVAALVIYHVMRAIARWRGTHAEAASPASQV; via the coding sequence GTGCCCACTGCAGGCTCCCCCGCCACCGGTTCCCGCAATCCCTTCTCCTGGCGGGTCCACGGGGACGGTCGGACCGTCGCGCCCGGGACGGTGGTCACGCCGTCGGAGCGGCTGAGTTGGCCGCGCACCATCGGCATCGGCATGCAGCACGTGGTTGCCATGTTCGGCGCCACGTTCCTGGTACCGCTGATCACCGGGCTCCCGCCCGCGACCACCCTGTTCTTCTCCGGGGTCGGCACGTTCCTGTTCCTGCTCATCACGCGCGGGAAGGTGCCCAGCTACCTCGGTTCGAGTTTCGCCTTCATCGCCCCGATCGCGGCGGCTGAGGCCTCCGGCGGGATGGCGAGCGCGCTGGGAGGCGTGGTGATCGCGGGGGTGACCCTCGCCGTCGTCGGCCTCATCGTGAACTGGGCGGGGCACCGCTGGATCGACGTGGTGATGCCACCCGTGGTCACCGGCACCATCGTGGCGCTCATCGGCTTCAACCTGGCACCCGCGGCCTGGGGCAACGTGCAGCAGGCTCCGGTCACCGCCGTGGTGACAATCCTCGCCGTGGTGCTGGCGACCGTGCTCTTCCGCGGCATCCTGGGCCGGTTGGCGATCCTGGTCGGCGTGCTCGTGGGATACGTCGTGGCCCTCGTTCTCGGCGAGGTCACCTTCGAGGCCGTGCGTGAGGCAGCGTGGATCGGCCTCCCGGAGTTCACCGCCCCCACCTTCTCCATCTCCGTGCTGGGCCTGTTCGTGCCGGTGGTGCTGGTGCTGATCGCGGAGAACATCGGGCACGTGAAGTCGGTGGCGGCCATGACCGGGGAGAACCTGGACCCGATGGCCGGGCGCGCGCTGTTCGCCGACGGACTGGCCACCACGCTCGCCGGATTCGGAGGCGGCTCGGGGACCACCACCTACGCGGAGAACATCGGCGTGATGGCCGCGACCCGGGTCTACTCCACGGCGGCCTACTACGTGGCGGCCGCCACGGCGTTCCTGCTCTCCCTGTCCCCCAAGTTCGGTGCGCTCATCGCCACGATCCCGGTGGGTGTGCTCGGCGGGGCCGGCACCGTGCTGTACGGCATGATCGGCGTGCTCGGCGCCAGGATCTGGGTGCAGAACAAGGTGAACTTCGCCGACCCCGTGAACCTGACCACCGCCGCGATCGCCCTGATCATCGGCATCGCGAACTACACCTGGGTGGCCGGGGACCTCACCTTCGAGGGCATCGCGCTCGGCTCGGTGGCGGCCCTGGTGATCTACCACGTGATGCGTGCGATCGCGCGGTGGCGCGGCACCCACGCCGAGGCGGCCTCACCGGCCTCCCAGGTCTAG